One Flavobacterium sp. 90 DNA segment encodes these proteins:
- a CDS encoding glucose 1-dehydrogenase, translating into MALLENKVAFVSGGGSGIGRAVAEAYAREGAKVVLSDINVEHGEETVKVIKDKGGEALFVKGDSSIASDNKRMVEAIVAKYGQLDIACNNAGMGGPAKPTGEYEPEAWDKVIALNLSGVFYACRYQLEQMEKNGGGSIVNIASIHGQVAAPNSPAYTASKHGVVGLTKNIAAEYALKNIRCNAVGPGYIETALLKDHMNKSTMDAIAAKAPMNRLGTAEEVAELVVFLSSEKSSFTTGSYIIADGGYTAI; encoded by the coding sequence ATGGCACTTTTAGAAAACAAAGTAGCTTTTGTCTCTGGTGGCGGTTCAGGAATTGGACGCGCTGTTGCAGAAGCTTACGCTCGAGAAGGAGCAAAAGTAGTACTTTCGGATATTAATGTAGAACACGGTGAAGAAACCGTAAAAGTAATAAAGGATAAAGGTGGAGAAGCTTTATTTGTAAAAGGTGATTCGTCAATCGCAAGTGATAATAAGCGTATGGTTGAAGCTATCGTTGCTAAATACGGACAGCTTGATATTGCCTGCAACAATGCAGGAATGGGAGGTCCGGCAAAACCAACTGGTGAATATGAGCCGGAAGCTTGGGATAAAGTAATTGCATTGAATTTAAGCGGTGTTTTTTATGCTTGTCGTTATCAGCTCGAGCAAATGGAGAAAAATGGCGGAGGAAGTATTGTAAACATAGCTTCAATTCACGGTCAGGTTGCGGCTCCAAATAGTCCGGCTTATACAGCGTCGAAACATGGAGTTGTAGGATTGACAAAAAATATTGCTGCCGAATATGCATTGAAAAACATTCGCTGTAATGCAGTTGGTCCCGGTTATATAGAAACAGCTTTGCTAAAAGATCATATGAATAAAAGTACAATGGACGCCATTGCTGCAAAAGCACCGATGAATCGTTTGGGTACAGCTGAAGAAGTTGCTGAATTGGTTGTGTTTTTAAGTTCAGAAAAATCTTCTTTCACAACAGGAAGTTATATTATTGCCGATGGTGGATATACGGCGATTTAG
- a CDS encoding VOC family protein translates to MVKFGYTILYVEDVEKSIVFYENAFGFSRKFIAPGNDYGELSTGETTLSFASKSLAQQNLKDGFQESNIAEKPFAIEIGFITDNVEELAQKSISFGAILVSEPKQKPWGQIVAYVRDLDGFLIEICTEVQG, encoded by the coding sequence ATGGTAAAGTTTGGATATACGATTCTATATGTAGAAGATGTTGAGAAATCGATAGTATTTTATGAAAATGCATTTGGTTTTTCGAGAAAATTTATAGCACCGGGAAATGATTACGGTGAATTAAGCACTGGCGAAACAACACTTTCTTTTGCTTCGAAATCATTAGCACAACAAAATTTAAAAGATGGTTTTCAGGAAAGTAATATTGCTGAGAAACCTTTTGCAATTGAAATAGGTTTCATAACTGATAATGTTGAAGAACTGGCGCAAAAGTCAATCTCTTTTGGAGCAATCTTAGTATCTGAACCAAAGCAGAAGCCGTGGGGACAAATTGTAGCTTATGTTCGTGATTTAGATGGTTTTTTAATTGAGATTTGTACAGAAGTGCAAGGATAG
- a CDS encoding 6-phosphogluconate dehydrogenase translates to MKRILLIIAAVCVLGISIYFAFIYFIPYSEGYRSGELIRMSHKGVIMKTWEGELSQGVSGSQIFRFSVLDSDQKVIDQLNELEGQYVKLTYVERYKTFSWWGDSRFFITAVRKETSPFKYK, encoded by the coding sequence ATGAAAAGAATTTTATTAATAATTGCTGCAGTTTGTGTTTTGGGTATTTCCATTTATTTTGCCTTTATCTATTTTATTCCTTATAGTGAAGGATACCGCTCAGGAGAATTAATAAGAATGAGTCATAAAGGTGTAATAATGAAAACCTGGGAAGGAGAACTTAGCCAAGGCGTTTCGGGTTCGCAGATATTCCGATTTTCAGTATTAGACAGTGACCAAAAAGTAATAGATCAATTGAACGAATTAGAAGGTCAATATGTAAAGTTGACTTATGTTGAACGCTATAAAACATTTAGCTGGTGGGGAGATTCTCGTTTTTTCATCACAGCCGTTCGAAAAGAAACATCCCCATTTAAATACAAATAA
- a CDS encoding AarF/UbiB family protein, protein MKTIDYIPTSKIERAGKLVQTGAKIGVNYVKHYAEKIVNPDLTRDKLNENNAEDIYDGLKSLKGSALKVAQMLSMDKNFLPQAYVEKFSLSQFSVPPLSAPLVLKTFKTNFGKTPYEIFDEFNANSVNAASIGQVHLAVKDGKKLAVKIQYPGVANSISSDLALVKPIAIRMFNLQGKDSDKYFKEVEDKLIEETNYLLELEQSQEVVKACNKIENILFPNYYPEFSSEKIITMDWMTGIHLSEFTAKNTDKEVGDKLGQALWDFYMYQIHVLRKVHADPHPGNFLVDDQNNLIALDFGCMKQIPDDFYVPYFELINKNVITDQTLFNQKLFELEILRPDDSPSEIEYFTEMFHDLLSLFTKPFQDETFDFADETFFDSIAKLGERFSNDTNLKKMNGNRGSKHFIYMNRTFFGLYNLMFDLKAKIVVTNYLKY, encoded by the coding sequence ATGAAAACGATCGATTATATACCAACATCAAAAATAGAAAGAGCGGGAAAACTAGTGCAAACAGGCGCAAAAATTGGTGTAAACTATGTGAAGCATTATGCTGAGAAAATAGTAAATCCCGATTTAACGCGTGATAAACTAAATGAAAACAATGCAGAGGATATTTACGACGGATTAAAAAGTCTAAAAGGAAGTGCATTAAAAGTAGCTCAAATGTTAAGTATGGACAAGAACTTTTTGCCTCAGGCTTATGTTGAGAAGTTTTCATTGTCGCAGTTTTCAGTTCCGCCACTTTCGGCACCATTAGTATTAAAAACTTTCAAAACCAATTTTGGTAAAACTCCTTATGAAATATTTGATGAATTCAATGCAAATTCTGTAAATGCAGCAAGTATTGGTCAGGTTCATTTGGCTGTTAAAGATGGCAAAAAATTAGCCGTAAAAATTCAATATCCGGGAGTTGCCAATAGTATTTCGTCAGATTTGGCTTTGGTAAAACCTATTGCGATCAGAATGTTTAATTTGCAAGGAAAAGATTCTGATAAGTATTTTAAGGAGGTTGAAGATAAACTTATTGAAGAAACTAACTATTTATTGGAACTCGAGCAAAGTCAGGAAGTTGTTAAGGCTTGTAATAAAATTGAGAATATATTGTTCCCAAATTATTATCCGGAGTTTTCATCAGAGAAAATTATTACAATGGATTGGATGACTGGAATTCACCTTTCAGAGTTTACCGCCAAAAATACAGATAAGGAAGTGGGCGATAAGTTAGGGCAGGCACTTTGGGATTTTTATATGTATCAAATTCATGTTCTTAGAAAGGTACACGCTGATCCGCATCCGGGAAATTTTTTGGTAGACGATCAAAATAATCTGATTGCTTTGGATTTTGGTTGTATGAAGCAAATTCCGGATGATTTCTATGTTCCTTATTTTGAGCTAATCAACAAAAATGTGATTACAGATCAAACGCTTTTTAATCAAAAATTATTCGAATTAGAGATTCTTCGTCCAGATGATTCACCTTCGGAAATTGAATATTTTACCGAGATGTTTCACGATTTGTTATCACTTTTTACGAAACCTTTTCAAGATGAAACTTTCGATTTTGCCGATGAGACTTTCTTTGACAGTATTGCCAAATTAGGAGAGCGTTTCTCTAATGATACGAATCTTAAAAAAATGAATGGGAATCGCGGTTCTAAGCATTTTATTTATATGAATCGTACTTTCTTCGGACTTTATAATTTAATGTTTGATCTAAAAGCTAAGATTGTTGTGACTAATTATTTGAAGTATTAA
- a CDS encoding MepB family protein, which yields MAIKNQWSNQESISKDLSLAKEMVYDCFDFNCSQPEAITESAEYNGYQFHLNEKLICYREAKITPKKTGQFVTLWKRNISGTIEPFDFADEIDFVIISTRKEDLFGQFIFPKSILLEKGVFSTKTKEGKRAIRVYPPWYETTSAQAKKTQQWQLHYFYEITPETDLETFSRLFQP from the coding sequence ATGGCAATTAAAAATCAATGGTCAAATCAAGAATCAATCTCCAAAGATTTAAGTTTAGCCAAAGAAATGGTTTATGATTGTTTTGATTTTAATTGTTCACAACCTGAGGCAATAACTGAAAGCGCAGAATACAATGGTTATCAATTTCACTTAAACGAAAAACTTATTTGCTATCGGGAAGCAAAAATAACTCCCAAAAAAACAGGTCAGTTTGTGACTTTATGGAAACGTAATATCTCCGGAACAATCGAACCTTTTGATTTTGCTGACGAAATAGATTTTGTAATTATTAGTACAAGAAAAGAAGATCTTTTTGGACAATTTATTTTTCCGAAGTCCATTTTGTTAGAGAAAGGTGTTTTCTCTACAAAAACAAAAGAAGGCAAACGAGCAATACGCGTTTATCCGCCATGGTACGAAACAACGAGCGCACAAGCTAAAAAAACGCAACAATGGCAGTTGCATTATTTTTATGAAATAACACCAGAAACTGACCTTGAAACTTTCTCAAGACTGTTTCAACCTTAA
- the rmuC gene encoding DNA recombination protein RmuC, with the protein MFDFLPLLLAFVVALFLGIYLGKLLFAARAQAEKVSLEERLNANANQMQLQKEQFENERNNFQKQFQLSNAEKENIRTEKDSLAIQLSKKEVDFENLWERHKEQKNEITELQEKFTKEFENLANKILEEKSAKFTEQNSENMKNILLPLQDKIQGFEQKVEQTHKESIDYHAALRQQIVGLSEMNAQMSKETLNLTKALKGDSKMQGNWGELVLERVLEKSGLEKGREYEVQQSFTNSEGTRLLPDVVINLPDGKKMIVDSKVSLVAYEKWINEESEILKIDFLKEHVNSIKRHVEQLGSKNYHDLYQIESPDFVLLFIPIEPAFAIALNEDATLYNKAFDRNIVIVTPTTLLATLRTIDSMWTNQKQQENAFEIARQAGALYDKFEGFVTDLLRIGNKIKDTKTEYENAMSKLVDGRGNLISSVEKLKKMGAKAKKALPENIIARASNSDENQSLN; encoded by the coding sequence ATGTTTGATTTTCTTCCGCTTTTATTGGCCTTTGTTGTTGCATTATTCCTTGGAATTTATTTAGGGAAATTGTTATTTGCGGCAAGAGCCCAAGCAGAAAAAGTAAGTTTAGAAGAGCGATTAAATGCAAATGCAAATCAAATGCAGTTGCAAAAAGAACAATTCGAAAACGAAAGAAATAACTTTCAGAAGCAATTTCAATTATCAAATGCTGAGAAAGAAAATATCCGGACAGAAAAAGACAGTTTAGCCATTCAGCTTTCAAAAAAAGAAGTTGATTTCGAAAATCTTTGGGAACGTCATAAAGAGCAAAAAAATGAAATCACAGAACTTCAGGAGAAATTCACGAAGGAATTTGAAAATTTAGCCAATAAAATCCTCGAAGAAAAATCAGCCAAATTTACAGAACAAAATAGTGAAAACATGAAGAATATCTTGTTGCCATTGCAGGATAAAATTCAGGGTTTTGAGCAAAAAGTAGAACAAACACACAAAGAAAGTATCGATTATCACGCCGCTTTACGTCAGCAAATTGTTGGTTTAAGTGAGATGAATGCACAAATGAGCAAAGAAACACTGAACCTGACAAAAGCGCTGAAAGGTGATAGTAAAATGCAGGGAAATTGGGGAGAATTGGTCTTGGAACGTGTTTTAGAAAAATCAGGATTAGAAAAAGGCAGAGAATATGAAGTTCAGCAGAGTTTTACAAATAGCGAAGGAACGAGATTGCTGCCTGATGTTGTAATTAATTTGCCTGACGGAAAAAAGATGATCGTCGATTCTAAAGTTTCTCTTGTTGCTTATGAAAAATGGATCAATGAGGAATCAGAAATTCTTAAAATTGATTTTCTAAAAGAACATGTAAACTCCATTAAAAGACACGTAGAACAACTTGGAAGTAAAAATTATCATGATTTATACCAAATAGAAAGTCCTGATTTTGTTTTGCTTTTTATTCCTATCGAGCCCGCTTTTGCAATCGCTTTAAATGAAGACGCGACTTTATATAACAAAGCATTTGATCGCAATATTGTGATCGTTACGCCAACAACATTATTGGCGACTTTGCGCACGATTGATAGTATGTGGACGAATCAAAAACAACAGGAAAATGCTTTTGAAATTGCCAGACAAGCCGGAGCATTATATGATAAATTCGAAGGTTTTGTAACAGATCTTCTTAGAATTGGAAATAAAATAAAAGACACCAAAACGGAATATGAAAATGCTATGAGCAAATTGGTTGATGGCAGAGGAAACCTGATTTCGAGTGTCGAGAAATTAAAGAAAATGGGAGCAAAGGCAAAAAAAGCGCTTCCGGAGAATATTATTGCAAGAGCATCAAATTCAGATGAAAATCAATCTTTAAACTAA
- a CDS encoding acyl-CoA thioesterase, with protein MTADFKPVSSSKISISELMLPSHTNFSGKIHGGYILQLLDQIAFASASKFSGNYCVTASVDTVNFLKPIEVGELVTMKASVNYVGRSSMIVGIRVEAENIQTGAIKHCNSSYFTMVAKDKDGKSVQVPGLILSNLEEVRRFRKAIKHIEVRKEVEEHEKAANVSSIEDLASLDKYNVLLEIS; from the coding sequence ATGACCGCAGATTTTAAACCAGTTTCCTCTTCAAAAATTAGTATTTCAGAATTAATGCTGCCTTCGCATACCAATTTTAGTGGTAAAATTCACGGAGGGTATATATTACAATTACTAGATCAGATTGCCTTTGCATCAGCCTCAAAATTTAGTGGCAATTATTGCGTAACAGCTTCGGTTGATACTGTAAATTTTTTGAAACCTATTGAAGTGGGTGAATTGGTTACAATGAAAGCTTCCGTAAATTATGTGGGAAGGAGTTCTATGATTGTCGGGATTCGCGTTGAAGCTGAAAATATTCAGACTGGCGCGATTAAGCATTGTAACTCTTCTTATTTTACTATGGTTGCTAAAGACAAAGATGGAAAAAGCGTTCAGGTTCCCGGATTAATTTTGTCTAATTTAGAAGAAGTTCGACGCTTTAGAAAAGCAATTAAACATATCGAAGTTAGAAAAGAAGTAGAAGAACATGAAAAAGCTGCAAATGTTAGTTCTATAGAAGATCTGGCAAGTTTAGATAAATACAATGTGTTATTAGAGATTAGTTAG
- a CDS encoding pseudouridine synthase, translating to MHQHFILFKPYGYLSQFIYELKRKKKLLGELYDFPEGTMAIGRLDEDSEGLLLLTTDGKVSEQIRSKKVDKEYYVQVDGVITPEAIEQLQNGVEIGFDGGKYKTKPCSAFIVTEIPDFGPRAKKIRDERHGPTSWASITVNEGKFRQVRKMTAAVGFPTLRLVRVRIGNVYLQDLKAGEVLEVDNFN from the coding sequence ATGCATCAACATTTTATTCTTTTTAAACCTTACGGCTATCTGAGTCAATTTATATATGAGCTAAAAAGAAAGAAAAAGCTTTTGGGCGAATTATATGATTTTCCAGAAGGAACAATGGCGATTGGTCGTTTGGACGAAGATTCTGAAGGATTGCTTTTATTAACTACTGACGGAAAAGTAAGTGAACAAATCAGAAGCAAAAAAGTCGACAAAGAATATTATGTTCAAGTTGACGGAGTTATTACGCCAGAAGCGATTGAGCAATTACAAAATGGTGTTGAAATTGGTTTTGATGGCGGAAAATACAAAACCAAACCTTGTTCTGCTTTTATTGTTACCGAAATTCCAGACTTTGGTCCAAGAGCCAAAAAAATACGAGACGAACGACATGGTCCAACTTCATGGGCTTCGATAACTGTAAATGAAGGAAAGTTTCGCCAGGTTAGAAAAATGACTGCCGCAGTTGGTTTTCCTACTTTGAGATTAGTTCGCGTTCGTATAGGAAATGTATATTTGCAGGACTTAAAAGCGGGAGAAGTTCTCGAAGTTGATAATTTTAATTAG
- a CDS encoding sigma-70 family RNA polymerase sigma factor yields the protein MKDDLEKYIKLCLKNDREGQLKIYQLFSPVLYGICLKYMKNEDDAKDVFQEAFVIVFQKIGQYKFEGSFEGWLKRIFINKLIETLNKKKKESFFLDVFDPDTDFVEEEELEGIPIEQEKLLEYIRDLPDQYRTVFNLYVFEKMKHKEIAELLKISEGTSKSNLNRAKHILQKRILSIKNFKIA from the coding sequence TTGAAAGACGATTTAGAAAAATATATAAAGCTTTGCCTTAAAAATGACAGAGAAGGACAACTGAAAATTTATCAGTTGTTCTCTCCTGTTTTATATGGTATTTGTCTAAAATATATGAAAAACGAAGACGATGCCAAAGATGTATTTCAGGAAGCATTTGTAATTGTTTTTCAGAAAATTGGTCAATATAAATTCGAAGGAAGTTTTGAAGGCTGGCTAAAGCGAATTTTTATTAATAAACTGATTGAAACTTTAAACAAAAAGAAGAAAGAAAGTTTCTTTCTCGATGTTTTTGATCCTGACACAGATTTTGTCGAAGAGGAAGAATTAGAAGGAATCCCAATTGAACAAGAAAAACTGTTAGAATATATTAGGGATTTACCAGATCAATATCGAACGGTTTTTAACTTATATGTTTTTGAAAAAATGAAACACAAAGAAATTGCCGAATTATTAAAGATCTCTGAAGGAACATCAAAATCAAATTTAAATAGAGCCAAGCACATTTTGCAGAAAAGAATTTTGAGCATAAAAAATTTTAAAATAGCATGA
- a CDS encoding TIGR01777 family oxidoreductase: MAKNVLLTGGTGFIGKHLTDVLIENGFLVSILSRSDQKNTSSITYYKWDLKKNFIDQKAILEADYIIHLAGEGIVEKRWTKKRKKAILESRTKPIDLIFSILKEQNKNLDGFISASGIGFYGAITSHKICDETTPPANDFLGNTCQQWENTVDQIATLNIRTVKIRTGIVLGKNEGFLKKIVPSFKAGFGAVLGTGKQYLPWIHIDDLCQIYLKAIQDEEIQGAYNACVTDTTTNSRFSKVLANLFGYTIWLPKVPAFVLKIVLGEMSIAILKGQRVSSEKIQKTGFEFQFTDLEKTLVTCLN, encoded by the coding sequence ATGGCAAAAAATGTTTTACTAACCGGAGGTACTGGATTTATTGGTAAACATCTTACGGATGTACTTATCGAAAATGGCTTTTTGGTTTCTATTTTAAGCCGTTCGGATCAAAAAAATACGTCTTCAATTACCTATTACAAATGGGATTTAAAGAAAAACTTTATTGATCAGAAAGCTATTCTGGAAGCAGATTATATTATCCATTTGGCAGGTGAAGGTATTGTAGAAAAAAGATGGACTAAAAAACGCAAGAAAGCCATACTTGAAAGTCGTACAAAACCAATTGATCTTATTTTTTCTATTTTAAAAGAACAAAATAAAAATTTGGATGGTTTTATTTCGGCGTCGGGCATTGGATTTTATGGCGCTATTACAAGCCACAAAATATGTGATGAAACGACACCTCCTGCAAATGATTTTCTGGGCAATACCTGTCAGCAATGGGAAAACACCGTTGACCAGATCGCTACTTTAAATATTAGAACCGTAAAAATCCGTACCGGAATTGTTCTGGGCAAAAACGAAGGTTTCCTTAAAAAAATTGTTCCAAGTTTTAAAGCTGGTTTTGGAGCAGTATTAGGCACAGGAAAACAATATTTACCCTGGATTCATATCGACGATTTATGCCAGATTTACTTAAAAGCAATTCAGGACGAAGAAATACAAGGTGCTTATAATGCCTGCGTAACCGATACTACAACTAACTCAAGATTCTCTAAAGTATTGGCAAACTTATTTGGATACACGATTTGGCTCCCTAAAGTTCCTGCTTTTGTTTTAAAAATAGTTTTGGGAGAAATGAGCATTGCCATTTTAAAAGGTCAAAGAGTTTCCTCTGAAAAAATCCAGAAAACTGGTTTCGAATTTCAATTTACTGATTTAGAAAAAACGCTGGTAACTTGTTTGAATTAA
- a CDS encoding protease complex subunit PrcB family protein, protein MMKKLMLSLFIAFGFSACSLSNDDKMNIDCGTYADVSFTGYPLTCNYSMITNQTTPAALIASSQEKMDKYFKKTTNSCPNSSDSTIDFTKYYLIGVFSGIKPSSGYTIKITNIVENSCQMVVSFYEKQPLPGETTSPASTYPADYALIPQTSKPIIFIKATENPDNIIIGTYKAQCTGGDCQNFFQINDYSILKFQNVVSGGYDFNQYRYTAKAKRGDYAALLSSVPSEILNNQGQTKTYGTPDSAGQGGVYFELRKGLKTTRIYIDNNDTDDQGSEIKLFKKSIKDKIATLK, encoded by the coding sequence ATGATGAAAAAATTAATGCTGAGCTTATTTATAGCTTTTGGATTTAGCGCGTGTTCTCTTAGTAACGATGATAAAATGAATATAGATTGCGGAACTTATGCTGATGTTTCGTTTACAGGATATCCGCTTACATGCAATTATAGCATGATAACAAACCAAACTACGCCTGCGGCACTTATTGCAAGTTCACAGGAAAAAATGGATAAGTATTTCAAAAAAACTACAAACTCATGTCCTAACTCAAGCGATTCTACTATAGATTTTACTAAATACTATCTAATTGGAGTTTTCTCCGGAATAAAACCTTCAAGCGGTTATACTATTAAAATTACTAATATAGTTGAAAACAGCTGTCAAATGGTAGTTAGCTTTTACGAAAAACAGCCGTTGCCAGGCGAAACAACATCACCGGCTTCAACTTATCCGGCAGATTATGCTTTGATTCCTCAAACTTCAAAACCAATCATCTTTATTAAAGCTACTGAAAATCCGGATAATATTATTATTGGAACTTATAAAGCACAATGTACCGGAGGAGATTGTCAAAACTTCTTTCAAATAAATGATTATAGTATTCTAAAGTTTCAAAATGTAGTTTCTGGAGGTTATGATTTTAACCAATACAGATACACTGCAAAAGCTAAAAGAGGCGATTATGCTGCATTGTTATCAAGTGTTCCTTCTGAAATTTTAAACAACCAAGGGCAAACAAAAACATACGGTACTCCGGATTCAGCTGGTCAGGGTGGTGTATATTTTGAACTTCGTAAAGGTTTAAAAACTACCAGAATTTATATCGACAATAACGACACAGACGATCAGGGAAGTGAAATTAAATTGTTCAAGAAATCAATTAAAGATAAAATCGCGACTTTAAAATAA
- a CDS encoding TetR family transcriptional regulator C-terminal domain-containing protein, translated as MTTKKQAITRDDIVSKYMDEVLEKGQKPKSVYHFAKENDFTEAEFYSFFGTLEGLEKEIFRLFLVNTLDLLHKNADYQEYDMKNKMLSFYFTFFEILTANRSYVLQALKIDKNPIRNLVQLTSLRESFKEYVSEILTDDYRLNQEKFQKFQEKAIQESAWLQLMMTIKFWMEDESAAFEKTDIFIEKSVNASFELMNVAPMNHLLDFGKFLFKEKIYSKQ; from the coding sequence ATGACAACTAAAAAACAAGCAATTACAAGAGATGATATCGTTTCAAAATATATGGATGAGGTTTTAGAAAAAGGACAAAAGCCAAAGTCAGTTTATCATTTTGCAAAAGAAAATGATTTTACAGAAGCTGAGTTTTATTCCTTTTTTGGAACATTAGAAGGTTTAGAAAAAGAGATATTCAGACTCTTTTTGGTGAATACACTTGATTTGTTGCATAAAAATGCCGATTATCAGGAATATGATATGAAGAATAAAATGTTGAGCTTTTATTTTACCTTTTTTGAGATTTTGACAGCTAACAGAAGTTACGTTTTACAAGCCTTAAAAATTGATAAAAATCCAATTAGAAATTTAGTACAATTAACATCACTTCGAGAATCATTTAAAGAATATGTTTCTGAAATTCTAACGGATGATTACAGGCTTAATCAGGAAAAGTTTCAAAAATTTCAGGAAAAAGCCATTCAGGAATCCGCTTGGTTACAATTGATGATGACTATAAAATTCTGGATGGAAGATGAGTCGGCGGCTTTTGAGAAAACCGATATTTTTATCGAAAAATCTGTAAATGCGTCATTCGAATTAATGAATGTTGCGCCGATGAATCATCTTTTGGATTTTGGAAAATTCCTGTTTAAAGAAAAAATATACAGCAAACAATGA
- a CDS encoding YceI family protein, producing the protein MKKITFLILLFTAYSVIAQEKFFTNTGTINFEASVPFFEEVKAVNRQVAILLEPKTSTFICTVIVKDFRFKLDLMQEHFNENYLESDRYPKAVFKGKIQKFDLKDISDIEKEYQIKGKLIMHGKTKEVIVNALIKKLGDGIQIVSDFPILVTDFNIQIPSRIATKISQTANTELIGVVRTGDSMYLTLK; encoded by the coding sequence ATGAAAAAAATTACTTTTCTTATTTTGCTATTTACTGCTTATTCCGTTATTGCACAGGAAAAATTCTTTACAAATACAGGAACAATAAACTTTGAAGCTTCAGTTCCATTTTTTGAAGAAGTAAAAGCCGTAAACAGACAGGTTGCAATTCTTTTGGAACCTAAAACAAGTACATTTATTTGTACTGTTATTGTCAAAGATTTTCGTTTTAAATTAGACCTGATGCAAGAGCATTTTAATGAAAATTACTTGGAGAGCGACAGATATCCTAAAGCGGTTTTTAAAGGTAAAATTCAAAAATTTGATTTAAAGGATATTTCCGATATTGAAAAAGAGTATCAGATAAAAGGAAAACTTATAATGCACGGAAAAACGAAGGAAGTTATCGTAAATGCTTTAATTAAAAAATTGGGTGATGGAATCCAAATAGTATCTGATTTTCCTATTTTAGTAACTGATTTTAATATTCAAATTCCAAGCAGAATTGCGACTAAAATTTCACAAACTGCAAACACAGAATTAATAGGTGTGGTACGAACAGGAGATTCTATGTATTTGACTTTAAAATAA